The genomic segment TGGCCGGCTGAAGCATCAACGCGAGCCGGTTCCCTATCTGGGTGGGCTGGCCATCTATCTCGCGTTTCTTGTGAGCCTGGCCTTTACCTTCGAGTTCCGGCAGGACGTGCTCGGCATCGTGCTCTCTGGGACCCTGATCGTCATGTTGGGGCTGATCGACGATTTCGGGGTGCTGTCGCCGGGAACCAAACTCGCGGGCCAGTTCCTGGCGGTGTTCGTGTTGATCAAGAGCGGCATCCGCATCGAAATCGCATCCTTGCCTGATTGGGTCGATATCGTGCTGACGGTATTCTGGATGATCGGCATCATCAATGCGTTCAACCTGCTGGATATCATGGACGGGTTGTCGGCCGGTGTGGGCGTCATCAGTGCCGCCTTTCTGTGCGTGGTGGCGATTCTGAATGGCGATCAGGCGATCGCGTTCATGCTGGCGGCGCTCATGGGGAGCCTGCTCGGCTTCCTTCGATACAACTGGCGACCGGCTTCGATTTATATGGGCGATTCCGGCGCGATGTTCATCGGTCTGATGCTGGGCGCCCTGTCGATGATCGGCAAATACACCACCGGCCATTCCGTCTCGCTGCTGACGCCGGTCTTGATTCTGGGCATGCCCATTTTCGATACCCTGTTTGTCATGTATATCCGGTTCTTGCGCGGCCTGCCGGTGTTTCTCGGCAGTCCCGATCACCTTGCGATTCGTTTGCGGCATTGGGGGCTTTCGGTGACGCAAGTCGTCCTGCTCAGTTATCTCGGCGCGGCGTTGTTGGGGGGAATCGGTCTGCTGGTCATGGCCGTGCCCCAGGATCTTGCCGTGGTGCTCAGTGGCTTCACGGTGGTGTGTCTCGCCGTGGCCGCCGTGGCCCTGACGCGTGTGAATGTCTCGACCGGAACCGTGGCCGTGAGTGCCGAGGCGGTCCCGGCGCGTTCGACAGAAAGGACCGGCGTAGTATGATTTTAATCGTCGGGGCTGGATTGGCGGGGCTCAGCACGGCCTATCACTTGCGCGGGGTGCCCTACAAGATTCTGGAGCGGGAACGCGAGGTCGGAGGGCTGTGCCGTTCGTACGTGAAAGACGGGTTCACCTTCGATTATACGGGGCATCTGCTTCACTTCAGGCAGACCGCAATCAAGGCGCTGGTCGAGAGCCTGCTCCCGGCCCAACTTCAGCGGCATGTCCGTAAGTCCTATGTCTATTCCCATGACACGTACACCGAGTATCCGTTTCAGGTGAATACGTATGGCCTCCCGCCGGAAGTGGTGCGGGAATGTCTCCTGGGGTTTATCGCCACCCTGTCGAATCCGGTGTCCAAGCCTCCCGTCGAGAGCCGGTCGTTCAAGCAATGGATTGTCGAGAGCCTGGGCGAGGGGATCGCGAAACATTTCATGGTGCCCTTCAATGAAAAGCTCTGGCAGGTGCCGCTGGATGAGCTCACGTCAGACTGGGTGTCCTGGCTGGTGCCCAAGCCGGATGTGAAGGATGTCGTCAGCGGAGCCTTGGGAATCAAGGACAAGGCCTTCGGCTATAACCCGTCGTTTCAGTATCCCGCCAGCGGCGGCATCAAAGTTCTGCCGGAAGCCTTTCTCCCGTCGGTCGAGAACGTATCGTACGATTCGGAATTGGTAGAGATCGAGACGGGCCGGCGGCGAGCGGTATTTCGCAGCGCACAGGGCGAACGGACGGAAGCCTATGACCGGATCGTGTCGACGATTCCCTTGCCTGATCTGGTGCGGCGTTGCGTCGATCTGCCGCCTTCGTT from the Nitrospira sp. genome contains:
- a CDS encoding undecaprenyl/decaprenyl-phosphate alpha-N-acetylglucosaminyl 1-phosphate transferase, encoding MILLTLTFVVAMLLSIYGVPIARRAALKFGIVDNPDGRLKHQREPVPYLGGLAIYLAFLVSLAFTFEFRQDVLGIVLSGTLIVMLGLIDDFGVLSPGTKLAGQFLAVFVLIKSGIRIEIASLPDWVDIVLTVFWMIGIINAFNLLDIMDGLSAGVGVISAAFLCVVAILNGDQAIAFMLAALMGSLLGFLRYNWRPASIYMGDSGAMFIGLMLGALSMIGKYTTGHSVSLLTPVLILGMPIFDTLFVMYIRFLRGLPVFLGSPDHLAIRLRHWGLSVTQVVLLSYLGAALLGGIGLLVMAVPQDLAVVLSGFTVVCLAVAAVALTRVNVSTGTVAVSAEAVPARSTERTGVV
- a CDS encoding FAD-dependent oxidoreductase — encoded protein: MILIVGAGLAGLSTAYHLRGVPYKILEREREVGGLCRSYVKDGFTFDYTGHLLHFRQTAIKALVESLLPAQLQRHVRKSYVYSHDTYTEYPFQVNTYGLPPEVVRECLLGFIATLSNPVSKPPVESRSFKQWIVESLGEGIAKHFMVPFNEKLWQVPLDELTSDWVSWLVPKPDVKDVVSGALGIKDKAFGYNPSFQYPASGGIKVLPEAFLPSVENVSYDSELVEIETGRRRAVFRSAQGERTEAYDRIVSTIPLPDLVRRCVDLPPSLRELAASLRWVSVYNVNLAVARERISDKHWIYFPEHRYPFYRAGFPMNFSPSMGQPGCSSLYVEISHQPTERESDAGLIDRVRRGLEQAGLLQRSDELVMSDVKDLYYAYVLFDRYRGRAVQELLAELERRGISSIGRYGLWEHTSMEDAIAQGQQAAARLRMKAAA